The window CACCCGCCGCAAATGGCATGACATATCCAGGACGATTCCTGGACCGAGGGATTCCCCCGCCACACCACTGCCGCTGCCCCGGGGGTGGATGGTCAAACCGTGATCACGGGCGTAAATCACCGTGGCCGAGATATCTGCCGCCGATCGTGGACGGACCACTCCCATCGGCCGAATCTGATAGATGCTGGCGTCGGAGGCGTAGAGCTGCAGCGAAACGTCATCGCACAAAACCTCCCCATCGACTAAGCCGCGGAGGTCGTCGTGCAATCGTTGGCGGTCGAGATCAGTGCGCATCAACGCCATTACGACTCAGACGGGTAGGTTTCGTCAAGACCCAGCGTGATCGACCTGGGGGCGTTCCTAACGGTCCAATACCAAATCAAGCAGACTGTCGATTCCCATCTTGTTGTCTTTTCCGATTACCAATCGGTCGCCAGGACGCAAGGCGTAGTCCGACTCGGGACGCACTTGTTCGGCATCATGAGGCGAGAACAGCACATCCATGCGAACGCCATCCAAACTATTCGGCGACGGTCGATACAACGCCGCTTGGACTTTTCCTAGCTTGCGCAGCACGCCGGTTTGCTTTAACAAGGTGCTGACATACACGCTCGGCGGCGCTGAGCCACCTGTACCGGCATCACAGCCGGGCCCGGCGGCGCCTGCGGGCGGCAAGGGCAACACGCGAATGGGGACGTCATCATCGAGAATCTGCAGCACGATGGAGTTATTGGCTTTGGCATTCCGCACGCTCTCGTAGGCCTCCTGCGTGAACGTGGTCGAAGGCAGCGTCGTGTCAGCGCCAACGGGTACGTAGTTTTTCTGCTCCTGCGATGAGCTCGGCAGCATGCTGGGCATCATTCCCGGCAGACTCGAAAATCGAATCGGCGAGCCCGAAAACACCGAACATCCCGTCGCCATGATCGGCACCAGCCCCATTGCGATCCCGAGCACTCGCAGTTTCCAGTCAGACCCAACTTTTTGGCGGGGCGGAGTTCCACATGCATCGGGGATATGGGCAGGTTGCATGGATCTATACTTTGCGAACGTGGGAGGAATGGGGGGAGATGCCGGTTGCCCTGGCCAGGAGGATTAGGCAGACTTTACCATCACCTGTTGGATCGACGCGGTGCCGGCATTTTCTTGACGAAATTTCTAGATTTTCCTCATCTTGCTACCGTCTCATCCGCTCGGGTTGCCTCGCCTCGTTCGAATTGGTAGAAGCGTCTGCATGTCCATTTCAAATAGTGTTCGTCCCCCGATTGCCCCCCGCCAGAACCGCAAACGCGGTGTCATTGGCGTCATCTTTCGCGATGATCGGTTGCTGATCATCCGTCGCTCGTTGACGGTCAATGCCCCCGGGAAACTGTGTTTACCCGGCGGCGGTATTGAATCGGGCGAGAGCGAGGAAGAAGCCCTCGTGCGTGAAATGCAGGAAGAGATCGCGGTCGATGTTGAACCGGTCCGACTCTGTCATCGCAGCGTCACACCCTGGGGCACTCGCTTAGCTTGGTGGATTTCCGAGATCCAGGGCGATGTCGAACCGGTCGCCAACCCCGATGAAGTTGCCGAAATCCACTGGATGACTCCGCGTGACATCGCCACAGCCAGAAATGTTCTGCCGAGTCTGCCGGAGTTTATCGCCCAGTGGCGGGCCGGCCACATTGACCTGCCGTGGAACGCGCCGAGCGAATAGTCTGCGTTCTGAGCAAATCGCCTCCGCTTTCCACCTTGCCTCAGAAGCCTGGTCTGCTACGCTAAGGGGCCCTGTATGACGTGGAAACCGTTATTTCCACGCCATTTCAATACAACAGATTTTTAAATTTCCAGCAGAATCGATGAGGAGAATGAACTAGGTGGGTACTAAGAGAACTGGCAAAGGCCGACGCAAGGTAGGACGAAAAAAACGACGAATGCGAGCAAAGATTCGTCACCGTAAGAAATAAATTCGCGACGGCCATTCTTTGGATCGGTTGTTGATCATCCATGAATAATTGTTTTCAAGTGCCCACGCGATGCCCGGTCCTTCGATTCAACAGCTGCTAGGATTACCATCCGACATCACTCAGCCCAATGCGTACCAAGTATTTGGGTTGGCGTTGGGTGAATCGGATCAAGCCGTCATCAGCACGGCTATCGAGCGGCGAATCAAGACCATCAAGCAAGCCAAATCGGCAAGCGAGCCCGATACGTGGATGCAAGCGGTGCGGGCCGTTCAGGCCGCCCAAAAAGTACTGGTCGATCCAGAGCAAAAGGCCGCTCTCGATGCCAAATATGGCATTCTTAACGAGCCCGCCCCTACGCCCACCGCGCCTGTAGCGGCCACCGATCCACTGGCGGCGCTGCTCCCCGGCACCCACGCCGCCAGCACTCGGGGAGACACCACGCCGGTGCCGCAGCCGATGGGAATTCCGCAGTCAACGGGCAACCCGCAGACGAAAGACACCTCCCAGGCAACAGGCACCCCGCCAGGGTCCGCCCCGCACCCCGCCGCCACTCCGATGGTTGCACAGCCCCAACCGTTGCGTGTCACCGACCAGCGCCGCACACGCCGGCGACGTGGTTCAGGCGGACTAATTGTCGGCTCGATGGTGCTGACGAGCTTGGGGCTCATCGTGGCAGGACTCGCCTACATGTACTTCAACGGTGGTAGCGTCCAGGTCGTTAAAAACAGTAATGGATTCCAGGTCAATACGGGATCGGCAACTGCTCAGCCCGATGGCTCCCGCGTGGCGGCTCCCCAGCCAGCGTCGGCGGAACCGCGCGGTGACGGGATCTTGAATCCACCACCTCCTGCTCAGCAACGCCCCCCGCAGCAGGCAGCGGCACCTGAGAACGCCCCGTCAACCGACAACGACGATGCGCCCGCAATGCCCCCCGCCATGCCGATGCAGGACGCGCCGACAACGACTACGACTACGGGAATGGCAAGCACGGAGCAGACGCCGGCGCCACCCACGCCACCCACATCGACTCCACCTGGCCCCGAGCAAATGGCCGCTGCAGAAGCTGCGATCGCAGCGGCACGCGACGCGATCACCACCCCCGACTGGGCACAGATGAAATCGCTCGCCGAAACAGCTGAAAAACAAGCGGTTTCAGCGGAGCAGAAGCAGACCGCACAAACCCTCTACCAATTCGCTGATCTAGCGACCCACTATCGCTCCGCTGTGCAAAAAGCGATGTCAGAACTCGTTGCTGGCAATGAATTCAACCTCACCGAGTCGCTGACATTTCTGGTCCAGAAATCCAGTGCGCAGCAGATCACCCTCTACCGCAACAAGCGAGAGTACTCCTACACGCTCGACGAACTGCCCTTGAGCGTCGCCGATGCCCTGGCCCCCTTTGGAATGAACGTCTCCACGCCCGAGGGCCAGGCTGCCCAAGCGGTGTACCAAGTGATCTCGCCCAAAACGACACCCGGACATCGCGCTCAATCCATTGAAATCCTACGCGGCCTGTCCGCCGTGCCGGGCGCCGACCCACAAAAGCTCGCAGATTTCATCGCCTCGCTAGAGACACCGTGAGCGGCGAGATGGACTTCGAATCTGGGATTCTGATTGGAGGCTGCACGGATTTCCGCTACGATTCGTCACTATGAGCACCGCAAGAAATTTTGATTCGTTATCCGTCGAGGAATATCTCGCAGGCGAGCTGGAGTCCGACATCAAGTACGAGTACGTCAACGGGCGTGTTTACGCAATGGCGGGCGGCAAGAATCTTCATCATCGTATTGCATCGCGTGCGCTCGTTGCTTTGGCGGTGAAACTGGGTGACTCGGAATGCGAAGCTTACAACTCCGACGCGAAAGTGCGAGTGCAGATTCAGGCGAAGACCTACTTCTATTACCCTGACGCAATGGTGGTGTGCGAGTCGAATCCTGACGATGACACCTACCAAGATCGTCCAGTGGTCATTGTGGAAGTCATTTCAGAAAGCACACGGCGAATCGACGAAGGTGAAAAGGCGGATCACTACCTTTCGATCCCCTCGCTCCAGGCCTACGTGCTTTTGGAGCAATCCGTCGCAGCCGCTCGCGTGTTACAGCGCAACGACAACGGGCAGTTTGAGGAATCCGTCTTCACCCAGCCCGATTCGGTGATCACCATTGATGCCTTGGACTTGCAATTGCCACTTCGTGAAATCTATGCCGGCATCGCGTTCGCAACCGAGCCTGGATCAGCCTAGGATTGAGAAGTCAGGCTCATCCGACTAAAGCGTACTTTTTCTGATGGAGCGAATAAAGCAGTAGTTCGAAGTATTCGCGATCACGAATGCCGTAGGATTGTCGTTGGAGCGTCTTGATTTTGTTATTGGTGCCCTCCATCGGTCCAGAAGAAATCCGGTGTTTGAAATAACTCAACAGCCCTTCCTCAAGCCGCGTCAGGGTTTTGGCCATCGTCTTCAATGGTGAGAGTCCCGTCGCGGTCGCTCGCCTGCACCATGACCGCAAGAACAACTGCGCAGGCCATCGAAAGTTGTGCCCCCAAAACAATCGCAACTCCTCTTTGAGATAGTATCCCGTGGCCAGCGGTTCATTGAGCTTCAGCGCCGCAGCCAAGTGAGCCTCTTCGTCCCGATCCTCGCTCAGATTCTCGGGGTTCTTCAGCAGCAACCAGCGGCTCCCCTTGAGCACCGATTTCTCGTCGGCCGTCGCCTCTTGGTACAGTTGTCGACGCAGCGTGGTCAGCTTCTCGTTCATCAACTTCACCACATTAAAGCGGTCAAAGACGATGTCGGCCTTGGGGAGGTTGCCTCGCACCGCCGAGATGTAGGCCGAGGACATGTCCATTGCCACCGCTTCGATTCGATGCCGCCGACGCCCCAAGCGTTTCCAAAAGGGAACCAGC of the Allorhodopirellula heiligendammensis genome contains:
- a CDS encoding ISL3 family transposase, which produces MSTSLLYHSFGIRGYRQTRIEPTGGVTRFHVHPNEKSICCSSCQSSNVIKRGVTQREFRCSPIGLKQTVIVATLPRLQCRDCGVVRQIKVGFADARRSYTKDWANYALQLTRSMTIKDVADLLGVTWNVIKEIKKDDLRRRFANPSLKDVRRIAIDEICVGKGHRYVTLVMNLDNGAIIFVGDGKSAESLVPFWKRLGRRRHRIEAVAMDMSSAYISAVRGNLPKADIVFDRFNVVKLMNEKLTTLRRQLYQEATADEKSVLKGSRWLLLKNPENLSEDRDEEAHLAAALKLNEPLATGYYLKEELRLFWGHNFRWPAQLFLRSWCRRATATGLSPLKTMAKTLTRLEEGLLSYFKHRISSGPMEGTNNKIKTLQRQSYGIRDREYFELLLYSLHQKKYALVG
- a CDS encoding Uma2 family endonuclease; amino-acid sequence: MSTARNFDSLSVEEYLAGELESDIKYEYVNGRVYAMAGGKNLHHRIASRALVALAVKLGDSECEAYNSDAKVRVQIQAKTYFYYPDAMVVCESNPDDDTYQDRPVVIVEVISESTRRIDEGEKADHYLSIPSLQAYVLLEQSVAAARVLQRNDNGQFEESVFTQPDSVITIDALDLQLPLREIYAGIAFATEPGSA
- a CDS encoding NUDIX hydrolase translates to MSISNSVRPPIAPRQNRKRGVIGVIFRDDRLLIIRRSLTVNAPGKLCLPGGGIESGESEEEALVREMQEEIAVDVEPVRLCHRSVTPWGTRLAWWISEIQGDVEPVANPDEVAEIHWMTPRDIATARNVLPSLPEFIAQWRAGHIDLPWNAPSE